Proteins from one Bradyrhizobium amphicarpaeae genomic window:
- a CDS encoding DUF721 domain-containing protein, producing MSKSGPIYKPGPISAKPLGILLNDVFAEAYAKQGFAARELVTRWAQIAGPEIAAHAEPLKMQWPRPVEGQPQEPATLVLRVEGPMALEIQHSADIILERVNRFFGWSAVGKLAFRQAPLSRPQARKRPAPPDAKAVAKVAESLGDIEDEQLKTALAKLGAAIKRN from the coding sequence ATGTCCAAATCCGGTCCCATCTACAAACCCGGCCCCATCAGCGCCAAGCCGCTCGGGATCCTGCTCAACGACGTCTTTGCCGAGGCCTATGCCAAGCAGGGCTTCGCGGCGCGCGAGTTGGTGACGCGGTGGGCGCAGATTGCAGGTCCGGAGATCGCGGCCCATGCCGAGCCGCTGAAGATGCAATGGCCGCGCCCGGTGGAGGGCCAGCCGCAGGAGCCGGCGACCCTGGTGCTGCGGGTCGAGGGGCCGATGGCGCTGGAAATCCAGCATTCCGCCGATATCATCCTGGAGCGCGTCAACCGCTTCTTCGGCTGGAGCGCGGTCGGCAAGCTCGCCTTCCGCCAGGCTCCGCTGTCGCGGCCCCAGGCCCGGAAGCGGCCTGCCCCGCCCGACGCCAAAGCGGTGGCCAAGGTGGCGGAGAGCCTGGGCGACATCGAAGATGAACAACTGAAGACGGCGCTGGCGAAGCTCGGGGCCGCCATCAAGC
- the mutY gene encoding A/G-specific adenine glycosylase — MSSTTARKPRPEPSVSTSSARPTLLLAWYDRHRRRLPWRAAPGEASDPYRVWLSEIMLQQTTVKAVGPYFEKFVARWPDVAALGNASQDDVLRMWAGLGYYSRARNLYACAVAVTREHGGSFPDTEEGLRALPGIGPYTAAAIAAIAFDRHTMPVDGNIERVVSRLFAVEQELPQAKPLIQQLASTLLANSRAGDSAQALMDLGASICTPKKPACSLCPLNEDCTARLQGTQETFPRKAPKKSGTLRRGAAFVVTRGDELLVRSRPEKGLLGGMTEVPGSDWLAGQEDAAAKKQAPELKGLSRWQRKVGVVTHVFTHFPLELVVYTAKAEIRTRAPAGMRWVPVATLADEALPNVMRKVIAHALG, encoded by the coding sequence ATGAGCTCGACAACCGCCCGCAAGCCGAGGCCGGAACCTTCCGTGTCCACGTCATCGGCTCGTCCCACCTTGCTGCTTGCCTGGTACGACCGCCACCGCCGCCGTCTGCCCTGGCGCGCCGCGCCCGGCGAGGCGTCGGACCCGTACCGCGTCTGGCTGTCGGAGATCATGCTCCAGCAGACAACGGTGAAGGCGGTCGGCCCCTATTTCGAAAAATTCGTCGCGCGCTGGCCTGATGTCGCGGCACTCGGCAACGCCTCGCAGGACGACGTGCTGCGAATGTGGGCCGGGCTCGGCTACTATTCGCGTGCGCGCAATCTCTACGCCTGCGCGGTCGCGGTGACGCGCGAGCATGGCGGCAGCTTTCCGGATACGGAGGAGGGGCTTCGCGCATTGCCGGGGATCGGCCCGTACACCGCGGCGGCGATCGCGGCGATCGCGTTCGATCGTCACACCATGCCGGTCGACGGCAATATCGAGCGCGTGGTGTCGCGCCTGTTTGCGGTCGAGCAGGAACTGCCGCAAGCCAAACCGCTGATCCAGCAACTTGCATCGACGCTGCTTGCCAACTCCCGCGCCGGCGACAGCGCGCAGGCGCTGATGGATCTGGGCGCCTCGATCTGCACGCCGAAAAAGCCGGCTTGCTCGTTGTGTCCGCTGAACGAGGATTGCACGGCGCGCCTGCAGGGCACGCAGGAGACCTTTCCACGCAAGGCGCCCAAGAAAAGTGGGACCTTGCGGCGTGGCGCCGCCTTCGTGGTCACGCGCGGCGACGAGTTGCTTGTCCGCTCGCGGCCGGAAAAGGGCCTGCTCGGCGGCATGACGGAAGTGCCGGGCTCGGACTGGCTCGCCGGACAAGAGGATGCCGCCGCCAAAAAGCAGGCGCCGGAGCTGAAGGGATTGTCGCGCTGGCAGCGCAAAGTGGGCGTCGTCACCCACGTCTTCACGCATTTTCCACTTGAGCTTGTGGTCTACACCGCCAAGGCCGAAATCCGCACGCGCGCGCCTGCCGGCATGCGCTGGGTGCCGGTCGCCACGCTTGCGGACGAGGCGCTGCCCAATGTCATGCGCAAGGTGATTGCGCACGCGCTGGGCTGA